GTGTTAAAAAAGCCCTGAAAGAGCTTAAAGACGCGGGTTACCGCTTGTTCGTGATCTCTAACCAGGCTGGGGTGATCAAAGGTATTTATTCCCAAGAGGACCTGGATCAGATCACCCGGACTATGCAAAAAGGATTAGCCGAGGATGGGGTGCAGTTGGATGGCGTGTATTACTGCATCCACAGAGACAGCGATAATTGCGACTGCCGTAAGCCCAAGACCGGTATGATCGAGCGGGTTTTGGCTGAACATAAGATACCCAAACAGGCGTTGGAGAAGAGTTTTTTTATCGGGGACACTATCCGCGATATCCAGACCGGCAAAAGCGCGGGTTGTAAGACCATCCTGGTCTTTTCCGGCAAGGAAAAAGCCGCAAATATGGATAATTGGGAAGAAAAACCGGATTTTACCTGCCAAGACCTTCCAGCCGCGGTTTCTATAATCAAGACCCGGTCTTGAAACATGTTGCAATTTAACCGGTTGTAATAATATTAACAAGGGACACTTTCCAGCTTGAGTGTATGACACTTTCCGGTTTGGTTTTAGACCAGTTTCCCGATTGAAAGCAGAAGCGTTCCTGAGGTGAAGATGAAAATACTCATAGCTTATGTTTCCGCAGGCGCAGGGCATCGTAAGGCGGCTGAGGCGGTATATTATTACCTTCAAAAAAACAAGCCGGGAATCGATATCCGGCTTGTTGATGTTTTGGATGGGAGCAACAGCCTTTTTCGTTTTTTTTACACTAAGGGGTATTTCTTCCTGGTAAACTACGCCCTGGGGCTGTGGGCGTTCGCTTTCTGGCTGACCAAACTGAAGCTTTTTGTTGGTCTGGATAAAACCCTGGCCATCTGGATCGACAAGGTCTGCACCGGGAATTTTTTTAAATTGCTGGCCAGGGAAAACCCGGATTTTGTCATCTCCACGCATTTTCTGCCTTCCGAGATAACCGCTTACCTTAAGCAAAAAGGCAAGATAACCTCTAATCTGATCACAGTGATCACTGATTTCGGGGTGCATCCTTTCTGGATATCGCCGGGCACGGATATTTACGCGGTGGCTTCGGGTTTCACCTCGGAGCAGTTAAAAAAAATGGGCGTTGATCACCGGCGGATAATGGTTTTCGGCATACCGGTGGATCAAAGGTTCTCAGCCGGCTATGACCGCTGGAGCCTGCGGCATAAACTGGGTTTGCCTCAGGAGAAATTCACGGTTTTGCTGATCACCGGCTCATTCGGGCTAGGGCCGATAGAGGATATATGCGAAATGCTGCACAAGGATTGCCAGGTGATCGCGGTTTGCGCCGGCAATAAGCGTTTATACGCCAGGATGCAAAAGCGCGCTATCCCCGGGGTCAAGGTTTACGGGTTTGTTAATAACGTGGAAGAGCTGATGGCTGTGTCGGATGTGATCATCACCAAGCCCGGAGGAATGACTGTATCCGAGGTCCTGGCAATGGAACTGGCCCCGATATTCATTTCCGCTATACCCGGGCAGGAGGAATTCAATATCCAGGCAATGGCCAGTTACGGCATAGGTCATCAGGCCAAGGATATTTGCGACATCCCGGCTATTGTCAAGGCGTATAAGAGCGACCCGCGAGCATTAACCGAGGTTAAAACCCGGATCCGCCGGATAAAAAAGCCTTTAGCCGCACAGGAGCTTATTAATGCAATATGCACAGGTGGTTTTAGGCCTGCCGATTGACGGGCCGTTCGATTATATAGTCCCGCAGCCGCTGGAAAAGAAGATCGGCCTTGGACAGCGGGTCAAGGTCAATTTCCGCGGGAAGAAAGAGATCGCTTATGTTACGGGCGTTTCCGCCAATACGGATATCCGCTATTTAAAGTCCATTACGGATATCGTCGATGCGGCCCCGATGCTGGATAAGAACCTGCTGGCCTTGACCAAAAAGGTCGCGGAATATTATTCCTGCAGTTGGGGCGAGGCCATTGAGACCGCCATACCCCAAGACCTGCGCAAAGGCAAGAAATTAAATATCGCTGGCGGTGCGGTATGCGGCGAGCGGGACAACCGTCCGGCAACCGCTGAAAAGATATTATTGCATTGCCCGGATCAGGCGGCAAGATGGAAGGCGTATTTCGAGGAGATCAAAGCAGCAGTTACTGCTGGCCGGTCCTGCCTGTTCATATTGCCGGATATTGCCCTGGCCCAAAAAGCCGCCGGATCGATCAAAGCGGGATTGGGCCTGGATACGGCATTGCTTTACCGCAAACAGACTGACGAGTTAAGGTCTGGCAGGATATCCGCCAGGGAAAGTTTCCGGTGGTAGTAGGCACGCGTTCAGCCATATTCGCGCCGTTGTGCGATCCGGGTTTGATCATTGTCGATGAAGAGCAGGATTATGTTTATAAGCAGGACCAGACCCCGCATTATCATTGCCGGGAAGCGGCGATGATCCGGGCTGAGCTGGAAAAAAACAAGCTTATACTTGGCTCGAGCGCGCCATCTCTGGAAAGTTATCAATCAGCTAAAGACGGGGCGCTGAAGTATGTTTATCAGGCGGCTTCCGGCGATCAGCCGCAGATCCAGGTGGTGGATATGAAGAACCTGCCGCTGATGAGCAAACGGCAGAGGGTGATACTTTCCCAGCGCTTGCAGGATAAAATGCTGGAAGTGCTCGGTGCCAAAGGAAAGAGCCTGTTATTTATCAACCGCAAAGGTTTTGCCACGCTGGCGGTGTGCTCGACCTGCGCCAAGATCCTTAAATGCCCGCGCTGCAATATCAACCTGGTTTATCATTTTAGCCAGCAGCAGCTGCGCTGCCATTACTGCAATCACAAGATCCCGGCGCCGAAGATCTGCCCTTTGTGCAATTCCGGTTATATCCGTTATTCCGGAGCAGGGACTGAAAAGATCGAAAGCGAATTGGCTTTGCTTTTTCCGCAGGCCAAGGTGAAATTGCTCGATGATGACGCCGGACAGGACCTTTCCGGATGGGATATAATCGTTTCAGGGCAGGCAGGCTTACGCGGCATCGATCATAAATTCGACCTGGTCGGCGTCCTGGATATTGACCGGATGCTCAATCAAGTGGATTTCCGCTCAGCAGAGCGAGTCTTTGAGCTGTTAACCGAGCTTTGCGCTAAAACGGAAAGGGCAGTTATAATCCAGTCCAGCGTTTCCGGCAATTACGCTTTGTCCAGCCTGGAAAAGCACGATCCAACGCTATTTTATGAGAAAGAACTGGATCTGCGCAAACAACTGAATTTTCCGCCATATAGCCATTTCTGCCAGGTAAGATTCCGGGGGGCCAACGAGGAAAAAGTCAAGAACAGCGCAACCCAGGTCTTTGAAAAGCTGGAAAAGAGCAAATTGCCCAAAGGGATCAAGCTTATCTCGCTTAATCCGGCTGAACAGCCAAAACTAAGGGGGAATTATTACTGGGTGATCCTGATCAGCAGCGAAAGCATCCCGGTTTTGCATAAATTCTTAAAAATTAACCTGAAAAAATTAAAGCATTCAGGTATAATAGTAACCATTGATGTCGACAGCCTGTAGACGTTGTAGCTAACCGGTTATAATGTCTCGGGTTCCAATTAAATGTTTTATTGATAATTTTTCTTTCGGTGAAACTTAGAGTGGGGACACTTTCAAACTTGATAGTATGACACTTTCCGCTTTGAAATTGGCCCAGTTTCCCGATTGATTTCAGAAGCGTTTCTGGGTTTTTGGGGGGGGGAATGAATATTGTTTTTATGGGTAGTTCGAGTTTTGGGGTGCCGGCTCTCAAGGGCCTGATCAATGCCGGGTATAATGTCTCTGGCGTGGTTACGCAGACAGATAAAAGACAAGGCCGGGGTATGGTGGCTGTCGGCCATACCGCGGTCAAGGATGCCGCTATCGCGCTTAAATTAAGGCTTTTTCAGCCACAGAATATCAATTCCGCGGGGTCTGTCCAGGTTTTAAGGGATATGAGCCCGGATCTGTTGATCGTTATTGCTTACGGCCAGATACTCAGCCAGGAGGTGCTGGATATTCCCAGGCGCATGCCTTTGAACATCCACGCCTCGCTTTTGCCGGCGTTGCGCGGTCCGGCGCCGATAAACCGGGCGATCATTAATGGCGAAAAGTCCACCGGCAATACCTTGATGAAGATCACCTTGAAAATGGATTCCGGTCCGGTCATATCGCAGAGCCGGATTGATATCCTGG
This region of Candidatus Omnitrophota bacterium genomic DNA includes:
- a CDS encoding HAD family hydrolase codes for the protein MKIVFLDRDGVINEYPGDTRYVTSWKEFRFLPGVKKALKELKDAGYRLFVISNQAGVIKGIYSQEDLDQITRTMQKGLAEDGVQLDGVYYCIHRDSDNCDCRKPKTGMIERVLAEHKIPKQALEKSFFIGDTIRDIQTGKSAGCKTILVFSGKEKAANMDNWEEKPDFTCQDLPAAVSIIKTRS
- the priA gene encoding primosomal protein N'; protein product: MVVGTRSAIFAPLCDPGLIIVDEEQDYVYKQDQTPHYHCREAAMIRAELEKNKLILGSSAPSLESYQSAKDGALKYVYQAASGDQPQIQVVDMKNLPLMSKRQRVILSQRLQDKMLEVLGAKGKSLLFINRKGFATLAVCSTCAKILKCPRCNINLVYHFSQQQLRCHYCNHKIPAPKICPLCNSGYIRYSGAGTEKIESELALLFPQAKVKLLDDDAGQDLSGWDIIVSGQAGLRGIDHKFDLVGVLDIDRMLNQVDFRSAERVFELLTELCAKTERAVIIQSSVSGNYALSSLEKHDPTLFYEKELDLRKQLNFPPYSHFCQVRFRGANEEKVKNSATQVFEKLEKSKLPKGIKLISLNPAEQPKLRGNYYWVILISSESIPVLHKFLKINLKKLKHSGIIVTIDVDSL
- the fmt gene encoding methionyl-tRNA formyltransferase; amino-acid sequence: MNIVFMGSSSFGVPALKGLINAGYNVSGVVTQTDKRQGRGMVAVGHTAVKDAAIALKLRLFQPQNINSAGSVQVLRDMSPDLLIVIAYGQILSQEVLDIPRRMPLNIHASLLPALRGPAPINRAIINGEKSTGNTLMKITLKMDSGPVISQSRIDILENDTAITLEEKLSLDAADLLLKGLKMIESGEYKLQEQDRAKVSIAPKLNTDTCRIDWNMPAARINDLIRGLLNWSAAFAKYNGKTLKIYKSEVVNIGGPRDGAVPGEIISASDKGIAVATGNGVLNLLELQLAGKKRLAVKEYLSGNIIRPGEKME